One window of Futiania mangrovi genomic DNA carries:
- a CDS encoding ABC transporter ATP-binding protein — protein MAQTETSASDATATPVLEVRGLTVEFPSRRGLVVAAEDVNLAVRPGEILGVVGESGAGKSTIGNAVMGLLEPPGRMARGEVLLKGERIDGRPQAEMRRIRGKRVAMIFQDPLTSLDPLQTVGAQLVETMLTHLPISEAEAKKRAIGLLEQVGIPDPDVRVEQYPHQFSGGMRQRVVIALSLCAEPEVIIADEPTTALDVSIQAQILELLRRLVRDHGVGMIIITHDMGVIAEVTDRVAVMYRGKVVEEGPTEKILGNPDHTYTRSLISAVPRPDVRLDRFPLVEYIEAASTATRKIDLRTHWLGRTRDFGTVSDRALVEVRDLSLRFVTRRSFLEKNRRYVQAVDRVTFQVRPGEVFGLVGESGSGKSTIARLITGLYRPQGGNILFAGADLTALTSRREVNRYRRQMQMIFQDPFSSLNARFKVMDIVAEPIRFHKLAQSEAEVRGIVEDLLEHVGLGAKAAQKYPHEFSGGQRQRISIARALATRPRFLICDEPTSALDVSIQAQVLNLLKDLQADLGLTMLFISHDLPVIRQMCDRVAVMRHGKIVEVAATEALFETPQHEYTRHLLHLMPRLVAAPPPPDQGADPVPEPA, from the coding sequence ATGGCGCAGACCGAGACATCCGCCTCCGACGCGACCGCCACGCCCGTGCTCGAGGTGCGCGGCCTCACGGTGGAGTTTCCCTCCCGGCGCGGCCTCGTCGTGGCGGCGGAGGACGTGAACCTCGCCGTCCGCCCGGGCGAGATCCTCGGCGTCGTGGGGGAATCCGGGGCAGGCAAGTCCACGATCGGCAATGCGGTCATGGGCCTGCTGGAGCCGCCGGGACGCATGGCGCGCGGCGAGGTGCTGCTGAAGGGGGAGCGGATCGACGGCCGCCCGCAGGCGGAGATGCGACGCATCCGCGGCAAGCGCGTCGCCATGATCTTCCAGGACCCGCTGACGAGCCTCGATCCGCTGCAGACCGTGGGCGCACAGCTTGTCGAGACCATGCTCACGCATCTGCCGATCTCGGAGGCGGAGGCGAAGAAGCGCGCCATCGGCCTGCTCGAACAGGTCGGGATCCCCGACCCCGACGTGCGGGTGGAGCAGTATCCGCACCAGTTCTCCGGCGGCATGCGCCAGCGCGTCGTGATCGCGCTGTCGCTGTGCGCCGAGCCCGAGGTCATCATCGCCGACGAGCCGACGACGGCGCTCGACGTCTCGATCCAGGCCCAGATCCTCGAGCTTCTGCGCCGTCTCGTGCGCGACCATGGCGTCGGCATGATCATCATCACGCACGACATGGGCGTAATCGCCGAGGTGACGGACCGCGTCGCGGTGATGTACCGCGGCAAGGTGGTGGAGGAGGGGCCGACGGAGAAGATCCTCGGCAATCCCGACCACACCTACACCCGTTCGCTCATCTCCGCCGTGCCGCGCCCGGACGTGCGGCTCGACCGCTTCCCGCTCGTCGAATACATCGAGGCCGCCTCGACCGCGACGCGCAAGATCGACCTCCGGACGCACTGGCTGGGCCGCACGCGCGATTTCGGCACCGTCAGCGACCGCGCGCTGGTGGAGGTGCGCGACCTCTCGCTGCGCTTCGTCACGCGCCGGTCGTTCCTCGAGAAGAACCGCCGCTATGTGCAGGCCGTCGACCGCGTGACCTTCCAGGTCCGCCCGGGCGAGGTATTCGGCCTCGTGGGCGAGAGCGGGTCGGGCAAATCGACCATCGCGCGCCTCATCACCGGCCTCTACCGGCCGCAGGGCGGCAACATCCTGTTCGCCGGCGCAGACCTGACGGCACTCACCTCGCGGCGCGAGGTGAACCGCTACCGCCGCCAGATGCAGATGATCTTCCAGGACCCGTTCTCGAGCCTCAACGCCCGCTTCAAGGTCATGGACATCGTGGCCGAACCGATCCGCTTCCACAAGCTCGCCCAGTCGGAGGCGGAGGTGCGCGGCATCGTCGAGGACCTGCTGGAGCATGTCGGCCTCGGCGCGAAGGCCGCCCAGAAATACCCGCACGAGTTCTCCGGCGGGCAGCGCCAGCGCATCTCCATCGCCCGGGCGCTGGCGACGCGCCCGCGCTTCCTGATCTGCGACGAACCGACCAGCGCGCTCGACGTCTCGATCCAGGCGCAGGTGCTGAACCTTCTCAAGGATCTTCAGGCCGACCTCGGCCTCACCATGCTGTTCATCAGCCACGATCTCCCCGTGATCCGGCAGATGTGCGACCGGGTCGCCGTGATGCGGCACGGCAAGATCGTCGAGGTGGCCGCGACCGAGGCGCTGTTCGAAACCCCGCAGCACGAGTACACGCGGCATCTGCTCCACCTCATGCCGCGCCTCGTCGCTGCGCCGCCTCCTCCCGATCAGGGGGCCGATCCGGTGCCGGAGCCGGCCTGA
- a CDS encoding DUF1007 family protein: MSTNARPLARALAPSVAAVVCAFGLAGVPLPAAAHPHVWVDVRNTLLFDSEGRVTGVRAEWLFDALFSAFALSEVDTDKDGTASAEELVPLAAGYLDSLREYDYFMEITSGGAIIDIADASDGVAESRDGRLMLAFTAPLAAPVDGALGDLEVRSYDPTYYVALDMAESEAAELGANAAEACRVAVEPPKDGGEWQTLADSALGDGVAVRSVAAQYASVVRLTCAP; encoded by the coding sequence ATGAGCACAAATGCCCGCCCTCTGGCCCGCGCTCTGGCGCCCTCTGTGGCGGCTGTGGTGTGCGCCTTTGGCCTTGCCGGGGTGCCGTTGCCCGCGGCGGCGCATCCGCATGTCTGGGTCGACGTACGCAACACGCTGTTGTTCGATTCCGAGGGCCGCGTCACGGGCGTGCGTGCGGAATGGCTGTTCGACGCGCTCTTCTCCGCCTTCGCGCTGTCGGAGGTCGACACCGACAAGGACGGCACGGCGTCGGCCGAGGAACTCGTGCCGCTCGCGGCGGGCTACCTCGATAGCCTGCGGGAGTACGACTACTTCATGGAGATCACCAGCGGCGGCGCGATCATCGACATCGCGGACGCCAGCGATGGCGTGGCGGAGAGCCGCGACGGACGTCTCATGCTCGCCTTCACCGCGCCGCTCGCCGCACCCGTGGACGGCGCGCTGGGCGATCTCGAGGTGCGCAGCTACGACCCGACCTATTACGTTGCGCTCGACATGGCGGAGAGCGAGGCCGCGGAGCTCGGCGCGAACGCTGCCGAGGCCTGTCGCGTCGCGGTCGAGCCGCCGAAGGACGGCGGGGAGTGGCAGACGCTCGCCGACAGCGCGCTGGGCGACGGCGTCGCGGTGCGCAGCGTCGCCGCGCAGTATGCGAGCGTGGTCCGCCTCACATGCGCCCCCTGA
- a CDS encoding nickel/cobalt transporter: protein MRPLTLAVAAVLLLAGTGLALAQTGSPFAMPGGGGSSAPASEPGVFEAFTAWIAAAQGRLHRDLAEAVAALRADPWSAPALTLMGLSFLYGVVHAAGPGHGKAVISAYLLATGEGLRRGIALSAAAAVVQALSAILLVVAVALAVGITQSRIGALSGWLERASYLLIALIGLWLAVRAARALLATLGVSRGAAHSHAHHHDHHHHEHVHGEDCSHGAACGHAHAVTPEMALAARRLRDMAAVAVSVGLRPCTGAILVLVFAWANGILSIGIAATFAMAAGTAATVALIAALSVGARSAALRLFSGRGVLLGLAAGGIGLAAGLFVAAAGISLFLAPPAGPGFIGPAA, encoded by the coding sequence ATGCGCCCCCTGACGCTTGCCGTCGCGGCGGTTCTGTTGCTCGCGGGGACAGGTCTCGCGCTGGCGCAGACGGGTTCGCCCTTCGCCATGCCGGGTGGGGGCGGTTCGTCCGCGCCCGCGTCCGAGCCCGGCGTCTTCGAGGCGTTCACCGCATGGATCGCCGCCGCGCAAGGCCGCCTGCACCGCGACCTGGCCGAGGCCGTCGCCGCGCTCCGCGCCGATCCCTGGTCTGCGCCTGCCCTGACGCTGATGGGTCTCAGCTTCCTTTACGGCGTCGTCCATGCAGCGGGGCCAGGACACGGGAAGGCCGTGATCTCCGCCTACCTGCTGGCGACGGGGGAGGGCCTGCGCCGCGGCATCGCGCTGTCGGCCGCCGCCGCGGTCGTGCAGGCGTTGAGCGCCATCCTCCTCGTCGTCGCCGTCGCGCTCGCCGTCGGCATCACTCAGTCGCGCATCGGCGCGCTGTCGGGCTGGCTGGAGCGGGCGAGCTACCTGTTGATCGCGCTGATCGGCCTATGGCTCGCGGTCCGTGCCGCGCGCGCGCTTCTTGCGACCCTCGGGGTGTCGCGCGGCGCTGCCCACAGCCACGCGCATCACCATGACCACCACCACCACGAGCACGTCCACGGCGAGGATTGCAGCCACGGTGCCGCGTGCGGGCACGCCCATGCGGTCACGCCGGAGATGGCGCTGGCCGCGCGCCGGCTGCGCGACATGGCCGCGGTCGCGGTGTCGGTGGGCTTGCGGCCCTGCACGGGCGCGATCCTCGTCCTCGTCTTCGCCTGGGCCAACGGCATCCTGTCCATCGGGATCGCCGCGACCTTCGCCATGGCCGCCGGCACCGCCGCGACGGTGGCGCTGATCGCCGCGCTCAGCGTCGGCGCGCGGTCCGCCGCTCTGCGCCTCTTCTCGGGCCGGGGCGTCCTGCTCGGCCTCGCCGCGGGCGGCATCGGGCTTGCCGCGGGCCTGTTCGTCGCCGCCGCCGGGATCAGCCTCTTCCTCGCGCCGCCCGCGGGACCGGGATTCATCGGCCCGGCGGCCTGA
- a CDS encoding hybrid sensor histidine kinase/response regulator has translation MLQGWFVFVVSLAYLGGLFLIASRGDRLAAHGRTMTGRASIYVFSLAVYCTSWTFFGSVGLAAATGYDFLPVYIGPILMFTLFWPVLDKILRISKVQNITSIADFVAARYGKSEGIAALVTLIAVVGGIPYIALQLKAVATNFNLLIEYPEVLVPVSSNQYPWWADTALIVTCMMALFAMLFGTRRIDATEHHEGMVLAIAFESAVKLAAFVAVGIFVTFLMFEGPGDLLERALADPRAAEVLTGGIDTGAWFAITLVAFAATICLPRQFHVMVVENTDVDHLRRARWLFPLYLVAINLFVVPVAMAGLIYFPPGEVLGDTFVLALPMAAQAETLALVAFLGGLSAATGMVIVATVALSTMICNDLVVPMLIRRGNFLANDPDGPSETLLAIRRLAIIGLLVCAFLYYRWLGQGYALAAIGLLSFAAVAQFAPALLIGLYWEGGNRTGATAGILVGFMLWTYTLMMPTLVDAGLLPAALLADGPFGIGWLRPQALFFDTGASAFVHGVVWSLGANLAAFVAGSLLARPRAVDTAQAHLFVHALDTRSTARRAAGTITVEELKTLAAPFVGNRRVSQVFARLSRDEGYEIADSRPADVGLIRQTERLLAGVLGAASARLLMALSLERSRMNVKEALSLLDDASAAIKYNRSLLQSTLENISQGIAVFDNDLGLIAHNQRFMDMQSLPPDLGRAGTNLRDIIRHVASQGEYGVGDNEGDIDTIYAERVAGYLSGRDYMYQRIRPDGTVIEVRTRPLPGTGVVATYTDITDRVAAEQALREANESLERRVDERTRELKLANDALREAKAEAEAANRSKTQFLAAASHDLMQPLNAARLFLSALGQQPLDGESGALVNRTEASLTAVDDLLSALLDIAKLDARAVPPNIQNFAVADLFGPLRLEFAALAGRVGLDLRVVPSSLVLRSDPKMLRRVLQNFLSNAVRYTPSGRILMGARRRGDSVRIEVWDTGPGIPENKLGEIFKEFHRLDGVLGREQGLGLGLAIVDRIARALEHPVGVRPARGRGTVFHIDVPRADAAAPRRTPPSRVVQPHRELGGRRVLCIDNEPAILDGMAALLGRWKCEVRTARGLSEAVDCVKGWPIPDVVLADYHLDGGVTGIDAIQAVRAALGVSLPAVLVTADRTDEVREAALGFDCLVLNKPVRPAALRAVMMRAIAEARASARGTERAGPDEDAAERRASGGGTPLRSAGE, from the coding sequence ATGTTGCAGGGGTGGTTCGTCTTCGTCGTGTCGCTCGCCTACCTGGGCGGGCTGTTCCTGATCGCCTCGCGCGGCGACAGGCTGGCGGCGCATGGCCGCACGATGACGGGCCGGGCCTCGATCTACGTCTTCTCGCTCGCGGTCTATTGCACGTCCTGGACGTTCTTCGGCTCGGTTGGACTCGCGGCGGCGACGGGCTACGACTTCCTGCCGGTCTACATCGGCCCGATCCTGATGTTCACGCTGTTCTGGCCGGTTCTGGACAAGATCCTGCGCATCTCCAAGGTGCAGAACATCACCTCGATCGCCGACTTCGTCGCCGCGCGCTACGGCAAGAGCGAGGGGATCGCCGCGCTCGTCACGCTGATCGCGGTCGTGGGCGGCATTCCCTACATCGCGCTGCAGCTGAAGGCGGTGGCGACCAATTTCAACCTGCTGATCGAGTATCCGGAGGTCCTGGTCCCCGTCTCGTCCAACCAGTACCCCTGGTGGGCGGATACCGCGCTGATCGTGACCTGCATGATGGCGCTTTTTGCCATGCTGTTCGGCACCCGCCGGATCGACGCGACGGAGCATCACGAGGGCATGGTTCTCGCCATCGCGTTCGAGAGCGCTGTGAAGCTCGCCGCCTTCGTCGCGGTCGGGATCTTCGTGACCTTCCTGATGTTCGAGGGGCCGGGCGATCTTCTTGAGCGCGCGCTCGCCGATCCGCGCGCGGCGGAGGTCCTGACCGGCGGCATCGACACCGGTGCCTGGTTCGCAATCACGCTCGTTGCCTTCGCTGCGACCATCTGCCTGCCGCGCCAGTTCCACGTGATGGTGGTCGAGAACACGGACGTCGACCATTTGCGCCGGGCGCGCTGGCTCTTTCCGCTCTATCTGGTCGCGATCAACCTCTTCGTCGTGCCGGTGGCGATGGCCGGCCTGATCTACTTTCCGCCGGGCGAGGTGCTGGGCGATACCTTCGTGCTGGCGTTGCCGATGGCGGCGCAGGCCGAGACGCTGGCGCTCGTCGCCTTCCTCGGCGGCCTGTCGGCGGCCACCGGCATGGTCATCGTGGCGACGGTCGCGCTCTCGACCATGATCTGCAACGACCTCGTCGTGCCCATGCTGATCCGGCGCGGCAATTTCCTTGCGAACGATCCCGACGGGCCGTCGGAGACGCTGCTCGCCATCCGCCGTCTCGCGATCATCGGTCTCCTGGTCTGTGCCTTCCTCTATTACCGCTGGCTGGGGCAGGGCTATGCGCTAGCCGCGATCGGCCTGCTGTCCTTTGCGGCGGTGGCGCAGTTCGCGCCCGCCCTGCTCATCGGCCTCTATTGGGAGGGGGGCAACCGCACCGGCGCCACTGCCGGCATCCTCGTGGGCTTCATGCTCTGGACCTACACGCTGATGATGCCGACGCTGGTCGATGCGGGGCTCCTGCCGGCCGCGCTTCTGGCCGACGGCCCGTTCGGCATCGGCTGGCTCAGGCCCCAGGCCCTCTTCTTCGACACAGGCGCCTCGGCCTTCGTTCATGGCGTGGTCTGGAGCCTCGGCGCCAACCTCGCCGCATTTGTCGCGGGCAGCCTCTTGGCGCGGCCGCGCGCGGTCGACACCGCCCAGGCGCATCTCTTCGTTCACGCGCTCGATACCCGCAGCACCGCGCGCCGCGCCGCCGGCACGATCACGGTGGAGGAACTCAAGACGCTTGCCGCGCCCTTCGTGGGTAACCGTCGCGTCTCGCAGGTCTTCGCGCGCCTGTCCCGGGACGAGGGGTACGAGATCGCCGACAGCCGTCCCGCCGACGTCGGCCTGATCCGCCAGACCGAGCGTCTGCTGGCCGGCGTCTTGGGCGCGGCCTCGGCCCGCCTGCTGATGGCCCTGTCGCTGGAGCGCAGCCGCATGAACGTGAAGGAGGCGCTGTCCCTCCTCGACGATGCCTCCGCCGCCATCAAGTACAACCGGTCCCTGCTGCAATCGACGCTGGAGAACATTTCCCAGGGCATCGCCGTATTCGACAACGACCTCGGCCTGATCGCGCACAACCAGCGCTTCATGGACATGCAGTCGCTCCCCCCCGACCTCGGCCGGGCGGGCACGAACCTGCGCGACATCATCCGGCACGTGGCGAGCCAGGGCGAGTATGGCGTCGGCGACAACGAGGGCGACATCGACACGATCTATGCGGAGCGGGTGGCGGGTTACCTCTCGGGCCGCGACTACATGTACCAGCGCATCCGCCCTGACGGCACGGTGATCGAGGTGCGCACCCGCCCTCTGCCGGGCACCGGCGTCGTCGCGACCTACACCGACATCACCGACCGCGTCGCCGCCGAGCAGGCGCTGCGCGAGGCGAACGAGAGCCTGGAGCGGCGCGTGGACGAGCGCACGCGCGAGCTGAAGCTCGCCAACGATGCGCTGCGCGAGGCGAAGGCGGAAGCGGAGGCCGCCAACCGCTCCAAGACCCAGTTCCTCGCCGCCGCCAGCCACGACCTGATGCAGCCGCTGAACGCCGCGCGCCTGTTCCTGTCCGCGCTGGGACAGCAGCCGCTGGACGGGGAGAGCGGGGCCCTCGTCAACCGGACGGAAGCCTCCCTGACCGCGGTCGACGACCTTCTCTCCGCGCTGCTCGACATCGCCAAGCTCGACGCGCGCGCGGTGCCGCCCAACATCCAGAACTTCGCGGTGGCCGACCTGTTCGGGCCTCTGCGGCTGGAATTCGCCGCGCTCGCGGGCCGGGTCGGCCTCGACCTGCGCGTGGTGCCCTCCTCCCTGGTGCTGCGCTCCGACCCCAAGATGCTGCGCCGCGTGCTGCAGAACTTCCTGTCGAATGCCGTGCGCTACACGCCGTCGGGCCGTATCCTCATGGGCGCGCGGCGGCGCGGCGATAGCGTGCGCATCGAGGTGTGGGACACCGGCCCCGGCATCCCGGAGAACAAGCTGGGCGAGATCTTCAAGGAGTTCCACCGGCTCGACGGCGTTCTCGGGCGCGAGCAGGGACTCGGCCTCGGCCTCGCCATCGTCGACCGCATCGCGCGGGCGCTGGAACATCCCGTGGGTGTGCGGCCGGCCAGGGGGCGCGGCACGGTCTTCCACATCGACGTGCCGCGCGCGGACGCCGCCGCCCCGCGCAGAACCCCGCCGTCGCGCGTCGTCCAGCCGCACCGGGAACTGGGCGGGCGGCGCGTGCTCTGCATCGATAACGAGCCGGCGATCCTCGACGGCATGGCGGCGTTGCTCGGCCGGTGGAAGTGCGAGGTGCGCACCGCGCGCGGCCTGTCGGAGGCGGTGGACTGCGTCAAGGGCTGGCCCATCCCGGACGTCGTTCTGGCCGACTATCACCTCGACGGCGGCGTGACCGGTATCGACGCGATCCAGGCGGTGCGCGCCGCACTCGGCGTGTCGCTTCCGGCCGTTCTGGTGACGGCCGACCGGACCGACGAGGTGCGCGAGGCCGCGCTCGGCTTCGATTGCCTGGTGCTGAACAAGCCCGTCCGTCCCGCCGCGCTGCGGGCCGTGATGATGCGTGCGATCGCGGAAGCGCGGGCATCCGCGCGCGGTACCGAGCGCGCGGGGCCCGATGAGGACGCCGCCGAACGACGCGCCTCCGGCGGTGGAACGCCGCTCAGGTCTGCCGGTGAATAG
- a CDS encoding response regulator: MTDADQVTILIADDHPLFRGALAQAIASRIAGAQVLEAEDFGAAQRILDTRPGLDLCLLDINMPGMRGFTGLLYVRAQYPDIPVMIVSAIEDEEVIRAAFDYGAAGYIPKSLSVNEIGTGIRAVLDGESWLPPGVDLAGGEAGESADLAERLASLTPQQVRVLMLLSEGKLNKQIAYELSISEATVKAHVSAILQKLGVNSRTQAVIIAGRMAVEDKALSAARDSAIHRQT; this comes from the coding sequence ATGACGGACGCGGACCAAGTCACGATCCTGATCGCGGACGACCATCCGCTGTTCCGCGGCGCGCTGGCCCAGGCGATCGCCTCGCGGATCGCCGGCGCGCAGGTGCTGGAGGCGGAGGACTTCGGCGCCGCCCAACGGATCCTCGACACGCGGCCCGGCCTCGACCTCTGCCTGCTCGACATCAACATGCCGGGGATGCGGGGGTTCACGGGCCTCCTCTATGTGCGCGCGCAGTATCCCGACATCCCGGTGATGATCGTCTCCGCCATCGAGGACGAGGAGGTGATCCGCGCCGCCTTCGACTATGGCGCGGCGGGCTATATCCCGAAGTCCCTGTCCGTGAACGAGATCGGGACCGGCATCCGCGCCGTGCTCGACGGCGAAAGCTGGCTGCCGCCGGGCGTCGATCTCGCGGGCGGCGAGGCGGGCGAGAGCGCCGACCTGGCGGAACGTCTCGCCTCCCTGACACCGCAGCAGGTGCGCGTGCTGATGCTGCTGTCGGAAGGGAAGCTCAACAAGCAGATCGCCTACGAGCTGTCGATCTCGGAGGCGACGGTGAAGGCGCATGTCTCCGCCATCCTGCAGAAGCTGGGCGTGAACAGCCGCACGCAGGCGGTGATCATCGCTGGCCGCATGGCGGTCGAGGACAAGGCGCTGTCAGCCGCGCGCGACAGCGCTATTCACCGGCAGACCTGA
- the wecC gene encoding UDP-N-acetyl-D-mannosamine dehydrogenase, with protein MHSFSRISVIGLGYIGLPTAAVFADTGVEVVGVDVNQKAIALINSGKPHFGEPNLDALVRRVVETGKLKATDVPEAADAFIIAVPTPFKDGHVPDLSYIEAAARAIAPVLKKGDLVVLESTSPVGATEQLSAWLGAARTDLSFPHEKGELADVQVAHCPERVLPGKILHEVVNNARVIGGMSRRCAQRALALYRIVVKGECHVTTARTAEMAKLTENAFRDVNIAFANELSVICDKLKINVWELIKMANLHPRVNILNPGPGVGGHCIAVDPWFIVSTAPQEARIIRMAREINDAKPDFVVSKVCERAQDLKNPRIACLGLSYKADVDDLRESPAVEIVEKLAAENVGELLIVEPHIGELPKRLADKGLTLTDFDVAMEKANLVVLLVDHMVFQTVDRDVLKDKFVIDTRGAW; from the coding sequence ATGCATAGTTTCAGCCGCATCTCCGTCATCGGCCTTGGCTACATCGGACTGCCGACCGCGGCCGTGTTCGCCGACACGGGCGTCGAGGTCGTCGGCGTCGACGTGAACCAGAAGGCGATCGCGCTCATCAACTCGGGCAAGCCGCACTTCGGCGAACCGAACCTCGACGCGCTGGTCCGCCGGGTGGTGGAGACGGGCAAGCTGAAGGCGACCGATGTTCCGGAAGCGGCCGACGCCTTCATCATCGCAGTGCCGACACCCTTCAAGGACGGGCACGTGCCCGACCTTTCCTATATCGAGGCGGCGGCGCGGGCGATCGCGCCGGTGCTGAAGAAGGGCGACCTGGTCGTGCTGGAATCGACCTCGCCCGTCGGCGCGACGGAGCAGCTGTCGGCCTGGCTCGGCGCGGCGCGCACCGACCTCAGCTTCCCGCACGAGAAGGGAGAGCTTGCCGACGTGCAGGTCGCGCACTGCCCGGAGCGGGTGCTGCCGGGCAAGATCCTGCACGAGGTCGTGAACAACGCCCGCGTGATCGGCGGCATGTCGCGGCGCTGTGCGCAGCGCGCGCTCGCGCTCTACCGCATCGTGGTCAAGGGCGAGTGCCACGTGACGACCGCGCGCACGGCGGAGATGGCCAAGCTGACGGAAAACGCCTTCCGAGACGTCAATATCGCCTTCGCCAACGAGCTGTCGGTGATCTGCGACAAGCTGAAGATCAATGTCTGGGAACTCATCAAGATGGCGAACCTGCATCCGCGGGTGAACATCCTGAACCCCGGGCCGGGCGTTGGCGGGCACTGCATCGCAGTCGATCCGTGGTTCATCGTCTCGACCGCACCGCAGGAGGCGCGCATCATCCGCATGGCCCGCGAGATCAACGACGCCAAGCCGGACTTCGTCGTCTCCAAGGTGTGCGAGCGCGCTCAGGACCTGAAGAACCCGCGCATCGCGTGCCTCGGCCTCTCCTACAAGGCGGACGTGGACGACCTGCGCGAAAGCCCGGCGGTCGAGATCGTCGAGAAGCTGGCGGCCGAGAACGTGGGCGAACTGCTGATCGTCGAGCCGCACATCGGCGAGCTGCCGAAGCGGCTGGCCGACAAGGGGCTGACGCTGACCGACTTCGACGTCGCAATGGAGAAGGCGAACCTCGTGGTCCTGCTGGTCGACCACATGGTGTTCCAGACCGTCGACCGCGACGTCCTGAAGGACAAGTTCGTCATCGACACCCGCGGCGCCTGGTAG
- the wecB gene encoding non-hydrolyzing UDP-N-acetylglucosamine 2-epimerase yields the protein MRVLSVFGTRPEAIKMAPVVKALATAEGVEAKVCVTGQHREMLDQVLDLFGIRPDYDLNIMKAAQGLTDVTVGVLTGVGEVLRAWRPDRVLVHGDTTTTFAGALAAFYEKVPVGHVEAGLRTGDIYAPWPEEMNRRLAGAITDLHFPPTEGAAANLRAENVDPARIHVTGNTVIDALLDVVAKIEADANLEASLAARFPFLDASKRLVLVTGHRRENFGGGLERVCGALRDLGARGDVQVVYPVHLNPNVQKAAQEVLGEAADVHLIAPQDYLPFVYLMRAAHLIVTDSGGIQEEAPSLGKPVLVTREKTERPEAVEAGTVRLVGTDPALLVAEATRLLDDQGAYDTISYAHNPYGDGKAAARILEVIQNA from the coding sequence ATGAGAGTTTTGAGCGTCTTCGGGACCCGGCCCGAAGCCATCAAGATGGCGCCCGTGGTGAAGGCCCTGGCCACCGCCGAGGGCGTGGAGGCGAAGGTCTGCGTCACCGGCCAGCACCGCGAGATGCTGGACCAGGTGCTCGACCTGTTCGGCATCCGGCCCGACTACGACCTCAACATCATGAAGGCCGCGCAGGGGCTCACCGACGTGACCGTCGGCGTGCTGACCGGCGTGGGCGAGGTGCTGCGCGCCTGGCGCCCGGACCGGGTGCTCGTGCACGGCGACACCACCACGACCTTCGCAGGCGCGCTCGCCGCCTTCTACGAGAAGGTGCCCGTCGGCCATGTCGAGGCCGGGCTCAGGACCGGGGACATCTATGCGCCCTGGCCGGAAGAGATGAACCGCAGGCTCGCCGGTGCGATCACCGACCTGCACTTCCCGCCGACGGAGGGTGCGGCGGCCAACCTGCGTGCCGAGAACGTCGACCCCGCCCGCATCCACGTGACCGGCAACACGGTGATCGACGCGCTGCTCGACGTCGTGGCGAAGATCGAGGCAGACGCGAACCTCGAAGCGAGCCTGGCCGCGCGCTTCCCCTTCCTGGATGCTTCCAAGCGGCTGGTGCTGGTGACCGGCCACCGGCGGGAGAATTTCGGCGGCGGACTGGAGCGCGTGTGCGGTGCGCTGCGCGACCTGGGCGCGCGCGGCGACGTGCAGGTGGTCTATCCGGTCCACCTGAACCCCAACGTGCAGAAGGCCGCGCAGGAGGTGCTGGGCGAAGCCGCCGACGTGCACCTGATCGCGCCGCAGGACTATTTGCCGTTTGTATATCTCATGCGCGCCGCGCACCTGATCGTGACCGATTCGGGCGGTATCCAGGAGGAGGCGCCCTCGCTGGGAAAGCCTGTGCTTGTGACGCGCGAGAAGACCGAGCGCCCGGAAGCCGTCGAGGCGGGCACCGTGCGCCTGGTCGGCACCGACCCCGCCCTGCTGGTCGCGGAGGCCACGCGCCTGCTCGACGACCAGGGCGCCTACGACACGATCAGCTACGCCCACAACCCCTATGGCGACGGGAAGGCCGCCGCCCGCATCCTCGAGGTGATCCAGAATGCATAG